The following are encoded together in the Lathyrus oleraceus cultivar Zhongwan6 chromosome 3, CAAS_Psat_ZW6_1.0, whole genome shotgun sequence genome:
- the LOC127127966 gene encoding 2-methylene-furan-3-one reductase: MADSITTIKAWTYSEYGNAVDVLKFDPNVALPYVKDDQVLIKVAAASLNPIDYKRLNGAFKASDSPLPTAPGYDVSGVVVKVGSEVKKFKVGDEVYGDINEKALEYPKVIGSLAEYTAAEEIVLAHKPKNLSFAEAASLPLAIETAYEGLERSGFSDGKSILVLGGAGGVGTHIIQLAKHVFGASRVAATSSTKKLELLRELGADLPIDYTKENFEELAEKFDVVFDTVGETEKAFKAVKEGGKVVTIVPPGIPPAIVFILTSNGAILEKLKPYLESGKVKAVLDPKSPFPFSQAVEAFSYLETGRVTGKLVIHPIP; the protein is encoded by the exons ATGGCAGATTCAATCACTACCATTAAAGCTTGGACTTACTCTGAATACGGCAACGCCGTTGATGTTCTAAAGTTTGATCCAAACGTGGCTTTACCTTATGTGAAAGATGATCAAGTTCTCATCAAAGTTGCTGCTGCTTCTCTTAATCCCATTGATTATAAGAGATTGAATGGCGCCTTCAAAGCCTCTGACTCTCCTTTACCGACTGCTCCGGGGTATGATGTATCTGGAGTTGTGGTGAAGGTAGGGAGTGAAGTGAAGAAATTTAAGGTCGGGGATGAAGTTTATGGTGATATCAATGAGAAAGCTTTGGAATATCCAAAGGTGATTGGCTCACTGGCTGAGTATACTGCTGCAGAAGAGATAGTGTTGGCTCACAAGCCGAAAAATTTGAGCTTTGCTGAAGCTGCTAGTCTTCCTTTAGCAATTGAGACTGCTTATGAGGGCCTTGAACGATCCGGCTTCTCTGATGGTAAATCTATACTTGTTCTTGGCGGTGCCGGTGGAGTTGGAACCCATATCATTCAG CTTGCCAAACATGTTTTTGGTGCTTCCAGAGTCGCAGCTACATCTAGCACCAAGAAACTAGAATTGTTAAGAGAGTTAGGAGCTGATTTGCCTATTGATTATACAAAGGAGAATTTTGAAGAGTTGGCTGAGAAGTTTGATGTGGTGTTTGATACAGTCGGGGAAACTGAGAAGGCATTCAAGGCTGTGAAAGAAGGTGGCAAAGTTGTGACAATTGTGCCGCCAGGAATTCCACCAGCAATAGTGTTCATACTTACTTCAAATGGGGCTATCTTAGAGAAACTAAAGCCTTATTTGGAGAGTGGAAAGGTGAAGGCAGTGCTTGATCCCAAAAGTCCATTTCCATTTTCTCAAGCTGTTGAAGCATTTTCCTATCTCGAAACTGGCAGAGTTACTGGAAAACTAGTTATCCATCCCATACCATGA